The sequence AGCAAAGGACTTTGGCGGTTTGGTTTGCTTGCGTATCTCCAGCAGAATGCCCTTGAAGGAAATCTCATGAACCCACAGCGCTGTCGGTGAGCCTTTCTCGGTTTCAAGCGGCACCGGCTCGGGCAGGGTCAGGCGCCAGGGGCGAATCCGCGGGCCTTCTTCGAAGATGCTCGGTGCGCCCAACTCCAGGTGCAGCGCATGAAATTCGTCTTCCACCAAGTGGAGGGGAAAGGTCATTTGCTGATTGTCGAACTGAGCCTGGATCGTGACTTGCTCATGCGCCGCCAGGCGAGTGAGCAGATCCTGGATCTGCACGCCGCCATTCACCACCAGACTGCTGGATTTGTCCCGCAAATTCAGCGTCGGGTTGTGCTGCATCTTCTGGATGAACTCCAGTTCATCAGGCGTGAGGAGATTGTCGCGCTGCATGGCCAGGCTCGATTAACCGGTTATTGAGAAAGCAGACAGATCGTTCGCAGTTTGGTTGCGACCGCTCGTCAGTTGCTGAATGTTACCCCTTCAGGATTCGCATCTCCAGCCGAGCTTGCGCCACTTTGCTGCATAACTCGACCCCTTTGCGCCGGGCTGCATAACGTCGTCGCCGAATGAGCGAAGCCGGCATGGAAGGAGCCTGACTGATGGAGATTGGACAGGTGCTCACTGCTATCGTTGAAAATCATTTCTGGTAGCAGTTCGCTGGCGGTGCCCGATTGCTGCCAGACGGGTGATTCACAAAATCGCAATGCGAAATTCGGGACCCTGCTGCGGCATAATGTCTGAAATTCTTACGTCACAGGATGAACAATGAAGGTCGCGATCATTGCAGGCTCGGTCTACGGCGCGGCGGAAGAAGTGGCTCGGCATGCGCAACAGATCATTAAATATGCAGGGTATGAGGTGTTGTTCAACCCGCGCGCCACGCTTGCCGAGTTGCAGGCGTTTGCGCCAGGCGCTCTTCTGGCGGTGAGTTCAACGACCGGAATGGGCGAGCTGCCGGACAACATCCAGCCGCTCTACCATCAGATCCGTGATGCCCTGCCCGCTGACTGGCGTGGGCTGCCCGGTGGAGTGATCGCATTGGGCGATGCGAGTTACGGCGATACCTTTTGTGCGGGCGGAGAATTGATGCGTGAGCTGTTCGGCGAACTGGGTATACGCGAGGTGCGGGAGATGCTGCGTCTGGATGCCAGCGAAACCGTCACGCCTGAAAGCGATGCCGAGCCTTGGCTTGCCGAGTTCATCAGGCACCTGAACGCCTGATGCCTGACTGATGCTGCTGTATGACGCGGCCGCTTGACGCTCTTGCCATGGCGGCTTGCGACGACCCATTACCAGCGTGAGTATGGGCTCATCCATCCTTGGGCGTTATCGGCCATTATTCAGCGCGCCCCCTATTGATTGTGACCTGACAGCGAGTCGTTGACACTCGCTGACAGTTCGCCCGCTTATGCTGGTACTGACGCCTGACGGGCTCAGGACCCAGGATAGAGCCGGCATCATCATCAGGGGGAGCGACATGAGTGAGTCCATGGATTTCGAAGGCAAGGTAGTGATCGTCACCGGTGCGGGTGGCGGGCTCGGGCGCGCGCATGCCTTGCTGTTTGCGCGACACGGCGCGCGCGTGATCGTAAACGACCTCGGCGGTTCGGCCCACGGCGAAGGTGCCAATGCCTCGGCGGCGGATCGAGTGGTCGCGGAAATCCTCGATGAGGGCGGCGAAGCAGTCGCCAATCACGACTCGGTCACCGATGGCGACAAGATCGTTCAGAATGCGCTCGACACCTATGGCCGGGTGGACGTAGTGGTCAACAACGCAGGCATCCTGCGTGACAAAAGCTTCGCCAAAATGGAAGACACCGACTGGGACCTGGTTTACCGCGTTCACGTCGAAGGCGCCTACAAGGTTACCCGCGCTGCCTGGCCCCATCTGCGAGAACAGAACTATGGACGCATCATCTTCACGTCGTCCACGTCTGGCATCTATGGCAATTTTGGACAGGCCAACTACGGCATGGCCAAGCTTGGCCTCTACGGGTTGACGCGCACGCTCGCCATTGAAGGGCGCAAGAACAACATTCTGGTCAACGCCATCGCTCCGACCGGCGGGACTCGTATGACCGAAGGCTTGATCCCGGCCAGCGTGTTCGATCTGCTGAAGCCTGAGTTGGTCAGCCCGCTGGTGGTTTTTTTGGGCAGCGAGCAGTGCCCTGACAGCGGCGGGTTGTATGAAGTGGGTGGCGGCTGGATGGGCAAGGTCCGCTGGGAGCGTAGCCTGGGTGCCGGCTTTGACCCGCATGCAGGCTTTTCACCGCAAGATGTCGCGGCGCAATGGGCATCCATCAGTGACTTCAGCAACGCTGTGCATCCGGCGGACAGCGCCGAAGCTCTTAAAGAGATGATGGCGAATCTGCAGAGGTTCGGCTGATCAGTCGTTCGAATATACAAAGGCCAACTCGAGAGATCGATTTGGCCTTTTTTGTAGGAGCATTATTTGCGGCGATGTAGGACAGGTCTCTAAATAAGGCAATGATCCCGTCTTTGGCTTTTCAGCCTAAACCCAGCCTTCGATTACCCGACACCTCCTGAGAACAAGCGAATTTCAGGAGGTTTCATGATTGGCAATTTGATTAAGGTACAGGAGCGGTTAAGTGTTTATGTGGCCATACCGGACCAGCGATTCAAAGTCAGGTCCGGCCTCAGCCCCGAGGAGGAAGCGGTCAAGCAGAAGGTGCGTCAGTACTGGGCGGACGAGAACATTCCAGGCATCAAAAAACTGGAGGGGCTGAACATCAGCCTGAGCGGATTTGACCCGCGCAGGACCAGCAACAAAGAGCTGATGGAACTGGGCGTTCTGCTTGCCGAGCGAGGGATAATAGATGGGGATCTTATTGGTGCCATGTCGAGCATTGATGTCGAGTTCGACTCGATGGGGAATGAAATCAACATGGGTAAGGAGGTCAATGTATATGAGTTTTTCAGCAAGCAGCTTAGTCAGTTGCAGGAATCCATCAGAGACGGCAATGAGCATGCTCGAGGCGCCCTGGTTGAGCTAAAAACTTCTTTGTCTGTGGTGATGGCGTTGGAGGAATATATGAAGCGTCCTCGCGAGCGGTCATTGGTCAATATCCGCGCCTAAACGAGGGATAACGTCTGGGGCCATATCCAGCTAGCCCCAGGCGCTTGGTTATTACATGGGAACGACAAAGGCCCCGGTATAGCTGACTGACGTGTTGCTCTGTCGGTTATCGATTACCAGCCGAAATATGCCGGCTCCGAAACGGCCTGAAGGGTCGTACGTCGCTGCAGTGATGGAAGCCCAGCCGCCGTTTTTCAACTGCTGGACGATAACGGGGACTTGTCCTGACGCACCTTTCACGTTGAAATGATGGGAAGTAGTCCCGCACGTCACCTTATACGGCCCGTAGATCACCTTTTCTTGCTGTGCCCCTACGTGACCCGACGAAGTTGACCCGGACTTTTTCGTGCAGAAGTTGAAGGTATTTGCTGCAGGTTGCGCAGTTGCCGCACCGGCGAGCGACGTCAGGCATGCCGCCAGGGTCAGCGTAATCATTTTTTTTGTAAACATCGTGAAGCTCCATTAGTCATTCATTGAGTTATCAGGGTGGGTGTTCTCACCTCACTGTGATGACTAATGTTTAAACAGAAGTTTGAGTAGGAATGTTGCTTAATATGCTGTGGGATTTCTCTGAGCTTCTACATCTACCGAAATAATCGGCGTAGAAACTCTAAAAAACAGCCGCTGCAATCGTGTCCGCTAAATACGGCGACATTTGTTCAAATCAAAGTGCACCCAATGTGGGACCCCCGGATGACGAAAGCAATTCGATTCCATCCCGGCTCTTACTGACATCGCAACAGTAGGACAAGACTCTCGGCGGCCTTCCACCAGGTTTATTTCCTGCAAACCGCGTCGGTTCAACATCGTCAGCCAAGCAATATGTACCGCTTTCGATGCTCAGCAAAGGTCTGAAATGGAGCTCTCGAATGGTTTACGTTGTACTCATCGGCTGGATGCTGGTGGGCGTGGCCGTTCCTAATCGGAGCTGTATCCATGAATGATCTATCTGCTGTAATTCACTCCAACAGTACAGGTGCTGCTCAACAGCACACCGCTACTCAGCACCTTCTCGCCTTTACGACCGCCTGCTCGCAATGCACCTCGGTACTGGAAGACCTCCCTTCGCTTCGGGACGTCGCGTTCGACCGCCTTTCAGGTTTCCTGCGCGGGCGTGTACAGGTGTGGAACCCGGACATTATTTTTCTGAACGGTCCATCCGCGCCCCAAACGGCGCAAGGTTCGTGCTCGCTTACTGATGCACTAATTCAGGCAATGACGTCGGGAGCTAAAGCGTTCGATCCGAAAATCCAGGCTTTGTATTACCACCACGAGAGCGCCGAGGCGCAGCATCGGGTGGCAGAAAAAGACTTCATCACGATCAAGAGTGTTTTTAGTCAGGTCCTGGCGAAGTTTCCCGGGGCCTATCACGGGGCGCTCGCCTTGGCATGGGATAGCCATGAGACGTCACCGGCTGAAGGGAAAAGTGCAGCCCGCCACCAAGTCATCAGCAGGCATCATCAATCGGCACTCAATCACGACATCGAGTTTCAATTCACTGAGCAACGACTCAACAAGGAGGAGAAAAACCGCCTCGTACACGTACTCAGCCATCAACCCACTGGCGGGCTTTTCAAGATATCCCTGCGCCTGCCGGGTGAAATGACAGCACCACTGCTTTCGGTCTTCGCGGTCACACAGGACGAAAATGCTGCAGATGCGCGTCATACGTCCGGCCCATGCTATCTGCTCATGGCCGCAGGCGGGGTTGAACGGTATGAGTCCTTTTCTGAACTCAACAGCCAATTGGCTCGGCGACTGTCCGGCACATCGGGCCAAGACCCGTTGCTGAAAACCCTGTGTTTATCGGACTTGGCGCGGTTGCCTGAAAACCACGTCGTCGGCAACGATGACCTCGATTACGAGCCTTGTGTAGAGCCAATGCTGCACTGCCATGTGGCGGGCCTTCGTAACAAACAGGCCAGGGATTTCGATTTTCTGGTGCAACAGGCCAAAGCGAGCAGCGACAGCTACCCGGCTTTTTTGAAAAAGGTCAGTGAAGTGCAGGTGTGTGCTCATGTCGATGAGGCGATGGGGCATCGATTCAAGAGCCTTTCTGTACGTGCCGAGGACCTTGCTCAGCCGCAATGGCTGAAATACGCAGAGCCTGCGGATCGCGAGCTCTATGCGAAGCTCGATCGCCAATACACCGAGCGCAAGCAGGCCGTTGATGCCCTGATGGACGGGCTGGAATCGCTGGAGGTATTTGCTCGTAATGAGATTGGCCGCTATGTGCGCAAGCATCTGGGTTACTCGGTTGACGTGCAGCAGGTGATGATCAGCTTGTCGGACGAATTCGATATCCAGAGCGGTGCGTTCTCGATCCAAAACTGCAAATCACTGATTGAGTTCGCTATGCTCGGCCTGCCCACAGTTTCAGGCGACGGCGAGGTGATTCTCCCTGCGGTACATGCGAACCCTGCGTTCACATTCGGTTTTGTGAAGACAATGCTCAATGAACTGGATGTCCAGCGCCGCTACCGACAGCAGCTTAGAGCGCGGCTAACCCATGAGCGGACCCTGCGCGCCCTGACCCATAGGCGGGACGCTGCTCTGGCACTTAGCACCATGGCTGCTTTGCTGCAAGGACACCTGGTGGGCGAGCGAAGCCTGGATCTGATTCATGGTGTGCGCGCGGACATTGTCCAAGACGATGTGGTGATGACCCTGGGGAGCCTGAAACTGGCCGTCAATGGCGTACGCTTCAAAGATATTCTGGTATTCCGTAGCCGGGATGCGGCAGGCGACGATCATTACGCGCTCTATGCCCCCGGTGCGCCAGGCGGCCAGGACCTGTTTGGATTCAACTCATGGCGCCAGTTGTCCATTGAAGTCGGCCGCTGGCTGGCGGCCGATGCGGGCGCCCGCTATTTGCTCGACCAAAGCGCCATAACCACTGAGCCTGACCATTCCGACTTCCTGGAAAAAGTGCGTCGCAAGGGCACATTGTGGAGTGAGTCCAGTGTGGTGTTCCACGAGCTGGACGGCGACAACTTCGAGGAGCGCCTCTCAGATGCCACTAGCCACAAAATCGAGCGGGCATTGACGCGCGATGAATCTGCTTTGGTGGGGTTCACTCACGAAACCACCTACGCTAACCGTGGCGCCCTGGCGTTGCTGGAAAATCGGATCAACGAGTTGGACAAGGCTTTCGTACACACAACTCAGGCAATGGTGTCATTTGAACAATTTGCCAGGCGCGAAGGCAGCAAGCTGCTCAACGATTACATCAGCAGCCAGGGCGTGGGCGAACGCGTCGATACCGACACGATCTTCGTGGATCTGGACAACGCCGATTACGTCGCAACCCCGGACTTCACCGAGTACTCCCGGCTCAGGTCCCTGACTAGCTTGTTTATGGAAGGGTTTTCGGATCAGTACGCGTTCACTTCCAAGGCACCTATGTATTCATCGGTGGGACAGGACTTGAGGGCACTGCCCCTTTACTTTGCCCAGCGAGTGGACAAGGCGCTGCGTGAGGCGGCGTTGGGTGAGCGCTACATCCAATGGATCCGGCAGGAGTTTTTGAACTCATCTCACGAGCAGTACCACTATCGCCGAGCACTGTTCGGCAGGCGTCTACAGTTCGATATGCGCCTGGCAGCAATGCGGGAGTTTTTAAAAGGTCATTTATCAACCGCGCAGTACCAGTGGCTAGTGCAGCTCATTGTTTCGCTGGATAAACAGGTGCTCGAGCAAAACAAAGGGCTGCAAGACCGTATCAAGCGCAGTAGCGCAGCTATGTTCCGCTTCGCCGGTTACACCGTACAAGGCGTGTATATGCTTCGCGATTTCAGCTCCCCAGACGGCGACTTCAATTTGTTATATACGCCCGATGCTCCGGACGGCATCAGTTTCAGAAAACTGACTAACTATGTGGAACTCTTGGGTTCGCCTGACATGCGCCGCTATTACTACCTTCGTGTTCCGTACAAGGGACAACCCACTGTCGGGTCTCTCTTTGATGCAATGGACCGCAACCTCCCGGGGCGGTGGATTACCATTGAAAACCCGGAGCATCAGAACACCGATCGGGTCACGGACATCCACGATCTTTACGACGAACAGATCAGTCGGATCGTTGCCGATGTCGATGCCCAGACCAGGAGTACGACGGAGCGCTGGATTGAAAAGACTTATTCTATTGTAAGGTTGCTTGGGGCCGCGCTGCTGATGCCGTTCCCTGGCGCAGCCCTCGCATGGACGGGGCTTCACCTGACCATCGATATGCAACGGGGTTTGCTCGCCTATCACGACGGCGACCGCGCGACCGCGTCCTGGTTTTTTGGGGCCGCAGTCTATGGAGCACTAATGGGAGGCGCCGGCGTCAAGACAGTCGTTACCCACGATAAGGCGCTGATTGTAAAGGTCGGCCAGTGGGCAGTGAAAAAACTGGCCGCCCAGACCGGTTAATGAATAGCGCGCCCGCTGGGCAGCGATTGCAAGCGCTGGGTGAGGCGCAGTTTCTGCACCGGATCTTCACTCAACATTAATGCATGCTCCAGATCGAAGCGTTCGGCCTGCGGGCAATCCAGATGCTGGTACAGGCTGGCGCGAGCGAGATAATCGCTGGTGTTGGCCTGACCCAGTTCCATCACCCGCGTTGCATCCTTGAGTGCCGCGATCAAGTCGTCGTTTAACTGGTGCAAATAGCGCAGGTTTCGCGACAAGCGTTGAAGCATTGCCGCAGGGGTTGCGGTTGTCATGTGCTCGGCCATCAATGGCACGTTCGGGCCGAATTGACGCAGCAGCAACTCCCGGCAGTCCTTTGGGTACAGCCTGCGCCCGCCGCAGGGGTCAAGCGAATGATCGGCACGTGGCACACGCAGCAGAAAGTGCCCCGGGAAATTGACCCCTTCAAGTGGAATATCGAGACGCTTGGCAATGTGAAGTGCAACCAATGCCAGCCCCAGCGGCTGGCCTCGACGCCGCTCAATGATCTTGTGAAGCATCGCCGCTTGAGGCTTGGGTTGAGCGGCATCGTCCTGTTGGAAACCCAGTGCCGCCAGTTGCCGCAGCAAAGGCTGAGCGAGTTCAGTCGCCGGCAGCATGGGAAGCGCAGCGCCGATGCTGCGCTCCAGCGTGGCCAGTTGGTCGTGGAAGGCCTGGAAATCAACCTGTTCATCGTGTTCTGCCGCAATCCACAAGGCCGCTTCAAACGTGGACGGCGGATTCTGCTGCAGACAGGCAAGGCATTGCTGGCGCGGACTCATCGACTTCTCCGGCGGTATCGGGCGACGCGAAAACTTAACCATTGGCTCTGTTTTATCCCCTGACTGGCGCCTTCGTCCAGCGATGATTCGTGGCCGGGGCCCAGTAACTGTCCCTCGTCAGGATGCCGCGGCAGGTGCCTTCCTTTTTTCATCCAGCGCCTATACTCGCCAGTACGAAAAAGGGAGCATTGCCCATGTTCGCTCTCATGCAAAGCTCACGCGTGCAATCACTGCACATGATGGTCGAGCCCGGTACCGGCTTGAAGGCGGTGATCGCGATTCACAGCAGCCGAAAAGGCCCAGCGCTCGGCGGCTGTCGCTACCTGTCCTATCCAACTGAAGAGAGCGCTGTAGAAGACGCCATTCAACTGGCCAGGAACATGAGCTACAAGGCTGTCCTTGCCGGGTTATCTCTGGGCGGAGGGACGGCAGTGATCATGCGTCCGGCTCATGTACCGGACAGGGCTGCCTTGTTTGAGGCCTTCGGGCGTTTTGTCGAAAGCCTGGACGGCCGGTACATCACGGCCATGGACAGCGGTACATCGAGGGAGGATATGGATTGCATTGCGCAATGCACTCGACACGTCACCAGCACCACCGCGGTGGGCGACCCCTCGGCACATACCGCGCTGGGGTTATATACGGGGATTCGCACCACTGCGATGGCCCGGCTGGGCAGCGATAACCTGGAAGGCTTGCGGGTAGCGATACAGGGCTTGGGGCATGTGGGATATGCGCTGGCTGAACAGCTGCATGCGGCGGGCGCCGAGCTCTTGGTTGCAGATCTGGACAGCGGCAAAGTCCAGCTCGCCATGGAGCAATTCGGTGCTAAACCGATTGCCAGTGAGGCGTTGCTCAGCACGCCCTGCGACATTCTCGCGCCCTGCGGGCTGGGCGGGGTCCTGAACAGTCACAGCGTTGCCAAGTTGCGTTGCGCTGCTGTCGCGGGTGGCGCGAATAACCAGCTCAGCTGTGCCGCCATTGCCGATCAGTTGGAAGCGCGCGGCATTCTGTACGCCCCGGACTATGTCATCAACTCCGGAGGCCTCATCTATGTGGCGCTTCAGCACCAGGGGGCAACTGACGGAACGATCACTGCACATCTCTCTCAGATCGGCACACGGCTGACTGAAGTATTTGCCCATGCCCAGGCTGAAAAGCGCTCCCCCGCGCGCGTCGCAGATGCGCTGGCAGAGCGGCTACTCGATCAGGAGTGAACCGCAGCGTCTTGCCCCGCAATCTCAACCCCTGCGATTACTCTGCCTCTTGCTCCGTGGGTGTCAGCTCATTGAGGGCCAAGGCGTTGTTCTTGAAAGCCGCAGCGAAAACCGCGCGGTTTTTGGCCATGAAGATACTGGCATCTTCGGCGTGTTTTTCGGTAAGACCGGCAACATTCTTCATCAACACGTCGGTAAGCAGTTCTGCCAGTTCCAGCATCTGATCATGGGCATCGGCGAGTTTGCGGTCCACGAACGTAGTCTCCAAATCACGCGTACTGCGGTAAAGGGTTTCAACAGCCATTGTCGGCCTCGTCGTCATTTCCAGAGTTGTTAGGGATCAGCTCGCGCGGTTGGCGCACATGGCCGAAAGGTGATGCAAGACAGCACGCGCTGTCTTTTTACTGTCTATTTATACAGTGCGCAGCATAGGTGAATCATTAGAGCTTGGGTAGGGGCCGCCTTCACTTTTTGCCGATCATCCGGTTGCGACATCCGGTCACGTTCCCAGCACAGGCTAATGGCCCTATTAATGCTAGCTACTGTCGAGCCGCGCGCGAGCGGATGTCACGTGCGCGCCCTACGCTTCATCTGAACTGCTCAAGGAATTACGTCGTGAAAACTGGCTCGGCTCAACGTCAGCGCTTTTTGGCATGCGGGTGCGCCGCAAGGCGTCGCTTCACCAACAGTTCTGGCTTATGGACGGGAGGCGCGCGATGGGCAGCGTGAAGTGGGCAGACCGGATGCGGGCTAAGCTCCATGGCGGCGCCAACAGCCTGGGTAACCTTGCGGTTGAGGCGTTTCATTATCTGGCTCTGTTCGGCATCGGCGCGGTCACTGCGTATGCAGCGATAAAGGCATTTATCGGCATGCTTGGGCAGGAGTACATCGCCGTGGATGACATCCTGCTGTTGTTCATCTACCTGGAATTGGGTGCGATGGTCGGCATCTATTTCAAAACCAACCACATGCCCCTGCGGTTCCTTCTCTACATTGGGGTCACAGCGCTTATCCGTTTGCTGATCAGCGACGTCTCGCATCACAAGGCGCCGGACATGGGCATCATTTACGTGTGTGGCGGGGTGCTGTTGCTGGCGTTTTCAATCCTGGTGGTGAGGTACTCGTCGTCGAGGTATCCCTCGGTTCAGGAGAAAGTGGAGTAGGGCGCGCGCGACTGGGCGCATTCCAATGGGCCCGCTTCACGTGCGAGCCCTCTGGGACCGCCTTCCTCAAACCCGAGCAGTCTGCTTCTCGGTAGTTTCGGCCGGCGAGGCGTCGGCGAAGTGGTTGACCTGACGCAACGCTTTGAAACCGACCATCCAGGCACCGACAACCCCCAAGGTACATAGCCCGCCGATGATCGCCGCAGGAACGGCGCCCCAGAGCGCGGCACTGCTGCCGGCGCGGAACTCGCCCAGTTCGTTGGACGAGCCGATGAACAGCATATTCACCGCATTCACCCGTCCGCGCATGTCGTCCGGCGTCGAAAACTGCACCAGCGTGGAGCGGATATAGACGCTGACCATGTCCGCCGCACCGGCGATCATCAGGGCCAGCAGCGACAGCCAGAACAGCGTCGACAGCGCGAACACCAGATTGGCCACTCCAAAGACCGCAACGGCAATGAACATGACCAGGCCGACATGCCGGTCAAAAGGTCGAAAACTCAGGTACAGACCGGTGGCGACCTCGCCGAGGCTCATGGCACTGCGCAGCGCACCCAGCCCCTGCGGACCGAGGTGCAACACTTCATGAGCGTAGATGGGCAATAGCGCTACCACGCCGCCGAGCAGCACGGCGAACAGGTCAAGCGAAATGGTCCCGAGGATGATCGGCCGCGAGCGAATAAAGGCGATGCCTGCGGTGAACCGCTTCCAGGCTGTTGATTCCAGGATCTGCTTCTTGCCGGCATAAAGCACCGGTACACGGATGAGCAACAACACGCCGGCGATAAAGCTGGCCATGCACACCGAGTAGGTGAGCCCGCCGCCACCGGCAGCATACAAACCGCCGCCGACCAGAGGCCCGGCGATGGTAGCGATGCGCATGATCATGCTATTGGTGGCGATCGCCGAGGCGAGTTTTTCACGGGGCACCACCTGTGGCAGCAGGCTCTGCAATGCGGGACCTGTGAAGGCTCGTGCGCAGCCGAACAGCGCCAAAGTGGCGTAAATCAGTCGAGTGTCCTGATGGTGCGTGACCGAAAACAGCATCAGCATCAGGCTGCACACCGCCTGAACCGACCAACTTATGGTCAGGATCAGCTTGCGATCATAACGGTCAATAAGGTCGCCAGCGGGCATCAACAGCAGCAGCATCGGAATGAACTGCGCCAGGCCCACGTAGGCGAGCGAGATCGGGCTGCGGGTCATGTCGTAGACCTGCCAGGCGACGACTACCGCTTGAATCTGCATGGCAAATACAGCCGCGAGACGCGCGGTCAGAAAAGCGAAAAAGCCGGGCAGACGCAGGGCGCTTTTGGCAGACGATTCGGAAGATGAAGCGGGCGGTTCGGAACTCAAGGCGGGGCATCCATCGCAGTAAAAGACGGCTGACTGTTATACACCGGTAAGCGTGTGTATGCCTGTAGCTGTCAGAACTTTAATGGAGTAACGACGTGCAAACGGCAGCCGAAGACCGTCGGCTGCCGAGCCTTTACCGTTAACCTTTCACTGGAACCAGATCGAAATTGTTGTCCTGGTACTGGAACAACAGACAATCTTCGCCGGCTGCGCAGCCGCTTTCATGGACTTGCCTGGCAGGCAGATTATAAAAAGAGCCAGCCGGGTACTCGGTGCGCTTGCCGTCGATGACCGCATAGAAAGTACCGGCCATCACAACGGTGGGGAGTGCCTGGCTGTGGAGGTGCAGACCATTGTCGGTACCGGCCTTGAAGGTCACGAAGGCGGAGTAGAAGCCTTTGCCTTTGCTCAGAATGTCGCCTTCGGTATTGGCATAACCCACGGCGCCTTGAGTTCCTGGAACCTCTTGCCACTTCAACTGAGCGACGCGTAGTGAGACCACCGAGTCGGGCGCATTATTTGCGGCAATAGCCGCTGTAGCGATCACCAACAAGGCGAGACTTGCGCTGGTCATTTTCTTCAGATGTTTCATGGTGGAGCCCTCTATGGTTTGGAATAGTGGGCGATGTTAGGGCGCAGAACGGTGCGCATATACGGCATCAATCAAGCATGACCTGTGCAATAACAGCACAGGCTTCTTCTTGAAGCATGATCAGCTTACCCACCGGGGCACGGCGTAATATTGCTGGGCGTAATCCAGAAAGACTCGCACTTTGGGCGCCACATACCGACTCTGCGGATACAGTGCGTACAACGAGCGCGAACGTAGCGTCCATTGCGGCAGCACGTGCGTCAGGCGGCCGTCCGCCAGAGCATCGTGGACAATGAAGCGGTCGAAGCTGGCGATCCCCACCCCCGCAATCGCGGCGGCTCGAAGCGCCATGGGCGAGTTGGCGCTGAGCCGGGCAGGCATGTTTATCTCAAGCTGCTGAGCATCCGGACCTGTCAACTGCAGCAGATTTGGCTGGGTCAGGCGGCTGTAGACCAGAAGCGGATGCTGGCTCAGCGTTTCAGTCGTCAGCGCCGACACCTGACGCTTTAGATAGGCGGGTGCTGCCACCAGAATGACTTCACTCAAACTGAGTCGCCGAGCCACCAGGCTGGAGTCGGGCAGATAATCCGTCACGCGCAGGCACAGATCGACGCCTTCAGCGAGCAAATCCACAAGTTGATCCGTGCAGGTCAGTTCAATATTCAGATGTGGGTAGAGTTCGACAAATCCTGCCAGCCAGCGCCCCAATTCAAGTTCTCCGAACGCCGTACCCACATTCAAGCGCAAAGTGCCACTGGGCTGCTCGTGATGCTCGGACAGCTGCAACGCCATGCTGTCCATCTGTTCGAGAATGTGCGCGCAATGGCGATAGAAGAGCCCGCCCGCCTCAGTCAGTTGCAGGCGGCGGGTGGTTCGGTGCAGCAGCTGAGTGCCAAACTGGCGTTCGAGGTTTTTGACCTGCCGAGACAATACCGTGTGCGACTGCCCGGTGAGCTGGGCCGCCGCACTGAACCCACCGCTGTCCACCACCCGGCGGAACGCTTGCATCGCGCTG comes from Pseudomonas lutea and encodes:
- a CDS encoding flavodoxin; its protein translation is MKVAIIAGSVYGAAEEVARHAQQIIKYAGYEVLFNPRATLAELQAFAPGALLAVSSTTGMGELPDNIQPLYHQIRDALPADWRGLPGGVIALGDASYGDTFCAGGELMRELFGELGIREVREMLRLDASETVTPESDAEPWLAEFIRHLNA
- a CDS encoding SDR family oxidoreductase, whose translation is MSESMDFEGKVVIVTGAGGGLGRAHALLFARHGARVIVNDLGGSAHGEGANASAADRVVAEILDEGGEAVANHDSVTDGDKIVQNALDTYGRVDVVVNNAGILRDKSFAKMEDTDWDLVYRVHVEGAYKVTRAAWPHLREQNYGRIIFTSSTSGIYGNFGQANYGMAKLGLYGLTRTLAIEGRKNNILVNAIAPTGGTRMTEGLIPASVFDLLKPELVSPLVVFLGSEQCPDSGGLYEVGGGWMGKVRWERSLGAGFDPHAGFSPQDVAAQWASISDFSNAVHPADSAEALKEMMANLQRFG
- a CDS encoding dermonecrotic toxin domain-containing protein: MNDLSAVIHSNSTGAAQQHTATQHLLAFTTACSQCTSVLEDLPSLRDVAFDRLSGFLRGRVQVWNPDIIFLNGPSAPQTAQGSCSLTDALIQAMTSGAKAFDPKIQALYYHHESAEAQHRVAEKDFITIKSVFSQVLAKFPGAYHGALALAWDSHETSPAEGKSAARHQVISRHHQSALNHDIEFQFTEQRLNKEEKNRLVHVLSHQPTGGLFKISLRLPGEMTAPLLSVFAVTQDENAADARHTSGPCYLLMAAGGVERYESFSELNSQLARRLSGTSGQDPLLKTLCLSDLARLPENHVVGNDDLDYEPCVEPMLHCHVAGLRNKQARDFDFLVQQAKASSDSYPAFLKKVSEVQVCAHVDEAMGHRFKSLSVRAEDLAQPQWLKYAEPADRELYAKLDRQYTERKQAVDALMDGLESLEVFARNEIGRYVRKHLGYSVDVQQVMISLSDEFDIQSGAFSIQNCKSLIEFAMLGLPTVSGDGEVILPAVHANPAFTFGFVKTMLNELDVQRRYRQQLRARLTHERTLRALTHRRDAALALSTMAALLQGHLVGERSLDLIHGVRADIVQDDVVMTLGSLKLAVNGVRFKDILVFRSRDAAGDDHYALYAPGAPGGQDLFGFNSWRQLSIEVGRWLAADAGARYLLDQSAITTEPDHSDFLEKVRRKGTLWSESSVVFHELDGDNFEERLSDATSHKIERALTRDESALVGFTHETTYANRGALALLENRINELDKAFVHTTQAMVSFEQFARREGSKLLNDYISSQGVGERVDTDTIFVDLDNADYVATPDFTEYSRLRSLTSLFMEGFSDQYAFTSKAPMYSSVGQDLRALPLYFAQRVDKALREAALGERYIQWIRQEFLNSSHEQYHYRRALFGRRLQFDMRLAAMREFLKGHLSTAQYQWLVQLIVSLDKQVLEQNKGLQDRIKRSSAAMFRFAGYTVQGVYMLRDFSSPDGDFNLLYTPDAPDGISFRKLTNYVELLGSPDMRRYYYLRVPYKGQPTVGSLFDAMDRNLPGRWITIENPEHQNTDRVTDIHDLYDEQISRIVADVDAQTRSTTERWIEKTYSIVRLLGAALLMPFPGAALAWTGLHLTIDMQRGLLAYHDGDRATASWFFGAAVYGALMGGAGVKTVVTHDKALIVKVGQWAVKKLAAQTG
- a CDS encoding SirB1 family protein yields the protein MSPRQQCLACLQQNPPSTFEAALWIAAEHDEQVDFQAFHDQLATLERSIGAALPMLPATELAQPLLRQLAALGFQQDDAAQPKPQAAMLHKIIERRRGQPLGLALVALHIAKRLDIPLEGVNFPGHFLLRVPRADHSLDPCGGRRLYPKDCRELLLRQFGPNVPLMAEHMTTATPAAMLQRLSRNLRYLHQLNDDLIAALKDATRVMELGQANTSDYLARASLYQHLDCPQAERFDLEHALMLSEDPVQKLRLTQRLQSLPSGRAIH
- a CDS encoding Glu/Leu/Phe/Val dehydrogenase family protein; protein product: MFALMQSSRVQSLHMMVEPGTGLKAVIAIHSSRKGPALGGCRYLSYPTEESAVEDAIQLARNMSYKAVLAGLSLGGGTAVIMRPAHVPDRAALFEAFGRFVESLDGRYITAMDSGTSREDMDCIAQCTRHVTSTTAVGDPSAHTALGLYTGIRTTAMARLGSDNLEGLRVAIQGLGHVGYALAEQLHAAGAELLVADLDSGKVQLAMEQFGAKPIASEALLSTPCDILAPCGLGGVLNSHSVAKLRCAAVAGGANNQLSCAAIADQLEARGILYAPDYVINSGGLIYVALQHQGATDGTITAHLSQIGTRLTEVFAHAQAEKRSPARVADALAERLLDQE